In Vigna angularis cultivar LongXiaoDou No.4 chromosome 8, ASM1680809v1, whole genome shotgun sequence, the DNA window AATGACCACTCGAAACCCTTTATTGACAACTTGTCCAGCTAGAGTAGCTACAACATCATCAGCCTCGTGACCATCAACTTTTATAACCTACATGGTTTCATCTTGTCACTAATGAATTAAATGAttgaataaaaagtatattgacCTTTTCACTTTTGCATACATTTATGAGAATGATATGTGCATATTATTCTAAAGTGATTGATAAACATAAACGATAACTTTAAGAATACTTGAAATAGAAGGAATGGTATCATTTTCCTAACAAGTTTCCATATCGTTACTTACCTGCAATTATAATTTtgcaatgaaataaaaatgaagacgTATGATACCAGAGAAACTGATTCCACCAGCTTGAAAGAATTTATAGAACATTTTTCGTGtcttcaatattttcttgaaagTGAGGAAATTCTCAACTTTCCATGTAAGTGAACTTCTTTTGCGAGAATTATCCAAATGAGAGCCATTGTTGCTCATCTCAAAATCATGCTTAGTAAAATCTTCATCCAAGAATATGACATTGTCCAGGACAAGAAAACCGGAATGTTGTTCAAAGAGATTGGTGAGTGTCACAAACTCACGCCAACCCCAATCCTTTGCAGCTTTTGAGTAGCGGTTTTGAGATTCCTTGGTGACAGATTTATTCTCCATATTTTGGTTCACAACGGATAAACGATGACTAACAAAACAATTCCAATCACTAGAAGTATTTCTTGAATCTGTAACGGTgattttcctcttctttcaaCTTCTCCCATCTAGTAAAATTCTCAATTCTCCAAGTGAACTTTCCAATATGCCCATCCGAGCCCCACTCTCACTCCACCTAGCAATCACAAAACCACTCTTGGAGAAGCTGCTAAATTCCTGGATCACATGAATTGAAGTGTTAAAAACTGCAGTGTCATCCACTAAAAACCCCgaaaaaatttgatattttcatatCATCATTCCATCCCCATCTATTATTGTCACCACACTTATTATCAGCCGCAACCTGGCCATAAGAATCCTTAGGCATGTGGGTGTCATTCCCTTCAAATGTGGGCAACTCCACTCTTTCATCCCACGGGCAAAGTGGTTCTTCCTCACCCTTCCTAGTTCCATTATTGTCAACGGCatcctcttctcttttcttctcccaATTGATTGAATTTTTCCTCCATCTGAGGGTTTTTTTCCTTTCATAATGTCTTGCAGACTATCTTTCTCAACATCCATAACTGTCTTTACCTCACTTAAGATTGAAagtgtaaaataattctaaaaggcttaattgatccctctcaaaatcttctatttataagaattgtTAGaggttaagttgtgtgtttctgttaattgggcttagcccattctgtatttagggtttaacccttatcttacattataaataaactaccctatgtgtatgctaaacacataagggagatttctcctaatcttcttcactatattcatgataaataattctaaaagGCTTAATTGATctctctcacaatcttctatttataagaataaattgatacacaagcacatgataaatagggtaaccctagacacaatataatcatgataaatagggtaatcctagacacaatataatcatgataaatagggtaacccttgacacactataatgatgataaaatagaataaatatcctaacactccccctcaagctggagcatacaaattgtatgtaccaagcttggaacaaataaactcaatccgaggaccccttaatgacttggtcaatacatctgcgagttgatcgtttgacccaataaactcagtacatatttctttggtcaacaacttttcacgaacaaaatgacaatcaatttctatatgtttagtcctctcgtgaaacactggatttgatgcaatgtggagagcagcttgattgtcgcaatacatcttcatagtatggatgtcacaaaatttaacctcttgaaggaattgtttcacccatataagttcacatgttagtgatgccattgccctatagGTGAACCTCcgagaaaaacacaatatcctgtagtagaccgtctatcaataggtgaacctgctcaatctgcatcacaatacccagagacctgaatgcttcctttatcttcatataacaatccttgcccgggagccttctttacataccttagaatgcgaatgagagcattccaatggtcaacacatggagcctgcatgaactgactaaccactccaactacaaaggatagatctggccttgtaatagtgagataaatcagttttccaaccagcctcctatacctctctgtatcggagaataattcaccttcttctgtccttaatctctggtttgggtccatgggactgtctaccggtctacaatcaatcatgcctgtttcttgtaatatatcaagagcatacttcctttgggagattacaactccatcttttgattgcgctacttcaatgcctaagaagtatttgagacttccaagatccttggtttgaaaatgtctacacaagtactcttttagttgagatattccaacagcatcatttcctgtaatgacaatatcatcaacatatactattaagtaaacacatttcccgagagaagaatgacaataaaaaactgaatggtctgcttcactgcgttttagcccaaatttttgaacaatggagctaaactttccaaaccaaacacgtggggattgcttgaggccatatagagattaatgcaatttgcataccatactagactccccctgagcaacaaacccaggaggttgctccatataaacttcttcctcaagaccACCATGTAGGAAgacattcttgatatccaattgatgaagtggccagtgacgaatggctgccatggcaaagaagagacgaatagtagtcatcttggctacaggagagaaagtgtcgcaataatcaagaccataaacctgagtgtaaccttttgcaacaagccgagctttgagccgatcaatttcaccattaGGGTCAacttaactgcatacacccatcgacaaccaaccgccttttttcctgggggaaggggcaccagctcccaagtattactgtggtcaagagcctgcatttctgcaatcatagcttgtcgtcatccaggatgatcaagtgcttttttcacattcttgggtataacaacaaagcacactgaggataaaagagaaaaataggagggcgacaatcgatgatagcttagaaaattataaatgggatgagggtttcaagtggaacgagtaccttttctgagggcaataggtcatgctgaatcatttgcaccaggaggcgtgggaggaggtgacgagggagaagaatctgaagtaggagattcaccattgtcttggggaggtggactatccattggggccctgtgtgggatgatctcagtatgtggagaaacaggtgtagaaggattgtgatcaagacttggaatgacagagaaagtggagctatttgactcggaataggaaggacctgctggaggatagaaacatcctgaacagatggagagaagtaaggagtctgttcaaagaatgtgacattggcagacatgtaatacttcttagtttcaggagagtaacaccgatatcctttttgaagtcaagaatagcctaagaagacacatttgagagcgcgaacGGAgtgtttgtctagacctggagacatgtcatgaacaaaacatacacagccaaacactcggggagatgtatgaaagagaggatcattaggaaacaaaatggagaaagggactttattatcaagaggggaggagggcatcctattaataagataacatgcagttaagatggcatcccccagtgatggacaggaatatgggcaccaaccAAAAGGACACCAAGCaatatgaggacaagtagactgatataagataccatgggaactcaagatggcagaaaaggaagATGAGAAATACTgttttgcattatcacttcttagtattttgattacttgaccaaattgattcttgatttcattcaaaaaggatgtatgTTACGTACCTGAGTTTGGGACGTAACTAGTAGGCTCACTCACACACTTGCACAGATAAGGAACACTGGAAATTTACTGAATCTACCGCTGTTATTGAATAGAATATACTGCACCAAAGATAACAACCAATAACTGGGAGCAGGATCTCCTTCAGTTACCTcagagcataacctctcttacaaatctcacacataaaaaaaacatccctttaaccctagactctaactttatttatactaatcactctctcccaaaaAGGTAAAGAATCATAGTACTTATGCCTAATTATTAAGATTATCGGGTAAGAATATCTTCAcccttatttactatatttaatttatatttaatgatatCCTGAGATACGACCTTAAATTCTAATAACTTTCCCGCCCATCCTAACTGCTGTGTCAGTTAGGGTGCTCCTCGTTGCTCCCCACCGTTTGGCCCTCTTTCCCTCTTCCTTCTACCGCTCGATTAAGTCTCTCTCCCCCTTCTATCATCTGGACCGCTCGTTCCCTTTCATTAACCGTTCGGCCATCGTGCTCCTCATTCCCTGTCACTAACCGTTCGGCCATCATGCTCCCTCTTCCTTCTACCGCTCGGTTAAGTCTCTCCCTCCCCCTTCTATCATCTGGACCGCTCGTTCACCGATAACCGTTCGGCCATCGTGCTCCCTCTTCCTTCTACCGGTCGGTTAAGTCTCTCTCCCCCTTCTATCATCTGGTCCGCTCGTTCACCGATAATCGTTCGGCCATCATGCTCCTCGTTCCCTGTCACTAACCGTTCGGCCATCGTGCTCCCTCttccttctaccgttcggtcttcgtGCTCCACCCTCTCCACCGTTCGGCCCATatcctctaccgttcggtttccctctttttctctcctATATCTCTTTCTTTCGTATACTCGCCAGCCCCTAACAATGTAAATCAAGAAGttcttctctcctttcttccctttcttcctCCATTAACAAAATTCTCACTTCCTTCTAAGCCCCTTTTGATATTCTTGGACTTCCACAgcatttctttaatttcttgaaTATTGTCTCTCAATTCCACAATCGCCTTATCCTATTTGTTGGCCCACCTTTCAATCGCATTCATTTTGCCTTCCATGATTCTTCCTATTTTTGATCcagcaggtcggaccaaattgtTTGGTTTCTAGATAGAGGAAACCAAGAAAACAAATGCAAACACCCAAACTCACTTAATAGACTCGTATTATTGATTCTAGGAAGCAAGCACAGCACAAATGCATCGAAAGGACACTGTTCCCTTCACGGAGGATGTCAATGATCCTGTCAATATTTCTCCAAAGCATCCAAAAAAATCCCCAAGCAACAActactttttaatatgtttcCTCCTAACATACACATTACATATCCTATTAGTTTCATTGTTTTTTGTATTTACAACTAAGTACCAATCATTTCTATAAACAGACTTTAAGGTGCTAAAGAAGCTGGCAGACTGAACTGTCAAGGAAGATCCaagattcaaattattaaaatagccCCCTCAGTTGAAGGTCCACTAGACCTAATTTCTAAACAACACTTAACTTCACCGAGTGCTAACTAAAACTCACATAACTGATTGAACTTTTTACCAGCATTTGTTCACCTCCCCCTGCATCCTCATGTCCTCTCTGGCAAGACTACAACtgattgaaattttgagatgaaGTTATGCTAagttttatacattttatttttgttagcaTACAACTTAAACTTCACATGTATATATTGGCTTTCACCATTTTCTGCTATCTACTACTGATAACATTGTTCCTTAATCAGTAGTTAGCTTTTGctacaaaatattattcaatcttTCATACTTTGATTTCATGTTACATAACTCTCTCTGATTCGTTTCATAATGTAAGTATGTATCATCTAATAGTTTGTCATCATTGAAACAGGTCATCGTTATATGTTGTTATATGTTGTAACAACTTTCTGTTATAATGATTTTTCTGTTACATTGTTTCTGATCATTGCTTTAGTGTACGTATCGTTTTGAGTGTATATAAATGTGTATTTATTGAACTTCTTTAAGCATGAATAAAATCTGTTCTATTCTACAAAGATCTCTCTAACTATTAGTTTCTAATACATAGGAAACTTCTAAGAACTATAACTTCGTCCCTTGTTATAAGCCACTCTCCAAATTGTTATTACATTATTTGTTTTACAAAAATGCCCTTAATTATTCAATAATGTTCTGGACAACAAAAAGTAAATTCGTTTGTTAGACTCTTGTGAGGAAAGGGATATCACTAGCCAAAACCTCCCTTATTCAGTCCACTTACTGGCATAGAACGCAGAAAGTCATTGTTTAAGAGGAGATACAATGATTAATTAGGTGGAATGACTTTAAGACAATGGATGTCTGGTAATTTCAATAGTAATTGTTGACAAATTATACATATTGCTGATAAATTTAACATGCTAAATGCTAACTAAGTTTTTTAATTCCTGTGAATTAGTTAAAGGGATAGGTGTGGGATCAGAGGATGCATTTACTGTAGACTTTTGAAAACTAATTTCTCTTGGACCAATCTTTAAAAGTCTGACTCGTAGAATCCAAAAGTGCCCAGCTAGTTTCTGGTCTAATAAGCTCcaagcaaaaaaaattaatcatggACCTAAATGTACAAGAACGGGTATTGGATATAAATAAACCAGTCATGAACCTTCATATTTAGAGTCAGTCATATCCACAATCAAATGTAAACACGTGTTtctgtttgagaaattttgtACCTCGATTTGTATGGTTTACCTCAATAAGTGCTCATGGTTTACCACAAAAAACAATTAAGTAGTAGTGCAAGTATCACAGAACATTCGGGATCCAATTAATCTCCGAAAAGTCAGTAAACATATTGTCATTGACTACTATCTATTCGGACTATGGTCATTTCACATATTAAGTCACACCCTTAGTACCTTCATGTCAACTAATGATTCCAGGTAGTAATTTAAGTGTACGATGGTTCAATGCATCAGGGTTTCTTTTAGTTAATTTTGGGATTTATATTCAACCAAAAGATAGTCTTGAATATCctaatagaaaaagttaaaaatacattaaaagatTAAGGACAATAATCAGAAATGCGCAAAACATAAAGATATTCTATATAAGATCCTAATAACTTATAATTGCAAATGGAGACAGTAAATTGATCTAGCATTCCAgattatatttgaataacaAAAATAGCATCGTTCAACAATTTCCCTGCCAAGCACATCCAAATTTGTAGCCTGTGTATGTTTATGTTTCTAAATATGATGGCCTTACAACAGATTTCTGTTCTGCAAACTCATCTACATACCCAGAAACCAGTGATACgtttaagatttaaataaactcttttttatgttaaaataggATAGAAATTTGGTAAAGACACAGTTGTTTGTTTGAAAACCCTCCCAAAAGGAATACATCGAAGAATTAAACATAACTTTTCTGTTAAACTTGGAGTTCCGAATTAGATTTGTGGATTGGGAGaataactaatttttaactAGTAGGAAGCCAAGCATGCATCACTTTCAATGTAAGTTTTAGCAgcaaaataatatatcatagAAATAAAGCCCATTACTCgtcagaaattaaaattatatacaagTACATCATTTTATAATAGCAATGACACAGCAACTCACTGGCACGTTGCATTTTCCAAGAACATCATTTATAACTTGATGAGACCTCCCAACATGACCACTTGACATGTGTCTCGTGAACTTTTTCCTATGTGCCTTATATGAAGGTAGCAACTTTCTGCGATGCTCGCTGCCTCCTTCTCCATCAATAACCTGCTCAACCGTTTCAATActttaagagagaaaagaaaagagaaaaagaacatAAAAGAATTCACAGCAAATGAAATACAATAccgatttttattttcatagtataaaaatattctgAATGAGAATTCAAAAGAAATGCCTATGCACCAGTAAATGGTTCGGAGTCACCGAACTATGGAAATTATATGTATGCATCGTAAGTATTCATTCCATCAACAAATTAAATGATTGAAATTACATACAGGCACTATAAGCATTCACTCCACCATCACATTTGTCGTAACACacgaaaattttataaaaaaatgcatATTGGAAGAACGTGCATCAGGCTTAAGTGAGATTTCCATAAATTAGTCCTTGAAGTCCAGGAACTTCATGCGTAATTAACAGAGAACTAATATGACTTCAAGAACTAATACAAGTTCTCATATTAGAATTGGAATGTGAAAGTTTTGCTGCTAGCCGTAGTCTTACCCAGCTCAAAGAGGATTTAATGTAGAAAATACTCAAGCTCTCTACAAAATACTGCAATTTGAATTTTACctttattcttaaattaaaattaagttatacataaaataaaattaattactcaCAACTATAACAGAAAACTAATAAAAGACAGTAATTACAGAAAGCTAAACCACGGTAAAAGAAAGCTCAGTAACAGCAACTAACTATCTAACAACTACTACTAGCTTGTATCAGCATCTCCAATATTCTCTAAAAAGATTGTTTTTAAGACTTTAACTAAGAAGGGTGATTTactttattcttttcttctttcaaatgtTCATAGGGAAATTCAACCCATTTGACCTTAATAAGGACGGGTGTAGTAAGGTTAGTTTGAAATTCCAATAAGAGAACCCACTACCAAAAGGTAAGTAAGCCCTTGCCTCCAAATTCATTCGTTCACAAACAAATAGAGTTAGAGAGATTACAGCAATGACGGGGTCAGTGAGGCTGACTTGATGGAGAAACAGAGAGAGCCACCGCCCGAAGGAGTGCAAGCTGGGCTTGCTTCCTTCGTAACAGAGCGGGTTAACGTCCAAAAAGAacaccctcttcttcttttcagaGAGAGGCTGCGCGCAACGTGTTTGATCAAATGACTCACTGAAAAGGACCTTCTCTGTTTTCGTGGTCGCTGTCTTTTGAGTTCTGCAGGATGCGGAGAAGGTCGGGTAGCGCTTGCAAGGGAAACGAGGCTGAACGTAAGGTTGTGTCAACAGACTCATTTGTAACGTTTGCATCTTTCTCTCTTATGGTATGAACATTGTGGCTACCGTCTCTACACTCAGCTTCGTGCAATGGTGCAATGTGAGAAGTTAGGAAAATGGATTATGTTTTATTATCTAGAATACGATACATACATTTCTGATGTGCAAACTGAAACAAGTCATTAAAGAAAATACTACATTAACGTTAATTTTTAGTAAACACAcataatagttattaaaatttaaatatctatataataattttaattattaactaaatttaaataaaattaatgaaattaaaatattaaactatttatttattttaataaatcaactatttatttaaaaatcaataataaaaatgtttgaataacttcaaattttatttttatgttcaaaatttaattgaagatatatttttgttatgagTGAAATTTTGCTTAAAATCTTATATagaactttatatattttaatctttgtGAAACTAgcaaattttgatttaaaaaaaattaaaacaattatttttaggttttataaaatatttgaatttttattttgtttaattaaaatgggtttctttgattttcttttttctatttcttaaaattttcaaattattatttttagtctccaatattattttaagatagaCGAATAACATTTGAAGTTTTGttcaacatataaaaaaaattacaagtactgatttttaatataaggaggattaaaaacaaaaaaaaaagtaaaatgcaATAATTTTACAAGAACTAATATCTATAAGCATATTCAacaatattattgaaaataactcacaaatcttttatttatttgttagcGTTTTAACATAGGTTGACAATATTTTAGTTAACATTATTATTGTAATACCGAGATTGTTATGCATAAAGTTCTTTCAGTGCCAAATTTCCTCTTCTTGAACTTAAAAGACTGATTTAACATATAATCTCATAATGGTTTTATTTGATACATCAAAATCTACATACGAATTCATTAGTCAAATGTTTATTGCTCTTtagattattataaaaattgaattttcatCTTGAGCATTGTGCCTTTATATGAGGATTATACGTTCTAAAG includes these proteins:
- the LOC108345629 gene encoding uncharacterized protein LOC108345629 isoform X1; its protein translation is MQTLQMSLLTQPYVQPRFPCKRYPTFSASCRTQKTATTKTEKVLFSESFDQTRCAQPLSEKKKRVFFLDVNPLCYEGSKPSLHSFGRWLSLFLHQVSLTDPVIAVIDGEGGSEHRRKLLPSYKAHRKKFTRHMSSGHVGRSHQVINDVLGKCNVPVIKVDGHEADDVVATLAGQVVNKGFRVVIGSPDKDFKQLISEDVQIVMPLPELQRWSFYTLRHYRDQYNCDPESDLSFRCIVGDEVDGVPGIQHLVPSFGRKTAMKLIKKHGSLETLLNAAAIRTVGRPYAQDALKNHADYLRRNYEVLALKRDVNIQLYDEWLVKRDNHNDKTALSSFFKYLGESKELSYNGRPISYNG
- the LOC108345629 gene encoding uncharacterized protein LOC108345629 isoform X2 is translated as MQTLQMSLLTQPYVQPRFPCKRYPTFSASCRTQKTATTKTEKVLFSESFDQTRCAQPLSEKKKRVFFLDVNPLCYEGSKPSLHSFGRWLSLFLHQVSLTDPVIAVIDGEGGSEHRRKLLPSYKAHRKKFTRHMSSGHVGRSHQVINDVLGKCNVPVIKVDGHEADDVVATLAGQVVNKGFRVVIGSPDKDFKQLISEDVQIVMPLPELQRWSFYTLRHYRDQYNCDPESDLSFRCIVGDEVDGVPGIQHLVPSFGRKTAMKLIKKHGSLETLLNAAAIRTVGRPYAQDALKNHADYLRRNYEVLALKSNYGSQFLIGM